The Paenibacillus sp. RUD330 genome has a segment encoding these proteins:
- a CDS encoding sigma-70 family RNA polymerase sigma factor has product MDRSEFERLVRKFSPMAAAVARERLPDSDDIEDAVQEAFTQAYLHRHSLQDVEAFPGWFRTIVERQCYRMMRRRKLPSAPYEDALLPANGESLEEQVERRLEAEELRQSLASLPAKQRTAAELYYWRGYSLGEMSAFLGVPSSTLKKRLHDARRSLRRAMPVADAAAMLKDLYGGGDNMLHITNGDCAAQKLRESGIGGEIVAWREVYNHGPVFADGADKAGRELRAEYLEQTLGVPREEYLSACEAQEARLGELERFGEAVLWFEHDLYDQSMLAYLLHELAGRMPESVKLSLLCIGEYPGVEPFIGLGQLSGRQLGALSGTWQSVGKEQLELGSGLWEAYASGDPMRLQRLLDGDMSALPLAHDAFRAHLARFPSSRDGLGSAERAILELAREGDLAADGMFRIFTVKMQLLGMGDLQFRHILNGLAEQPEPLLAWMDGDSGPPPGRGAAFRQGTLALTAFGKRVLDGEANRSEGGEWDDWYGGAHVSGSRPEWLWDGQTGRLVENSAVSGKD; this is encoded by the coding sequence GTGGATCGATCGGAATTCGAAAGGCTCGTCCGGAAATTCTCGCCGATGGCGGCGGCCGTCGCGAGGGAGAGGCTGCCGGACTCCGACGACATCGAGGATGCGGTGCAGGAGGCTTTCACGCAGGCTTATCTGCATAGGCATTCCCTGCAGGACGTCGAAGCTTTCCCGGGTTGGTTCCGCACCATCGTGGAGCGGCAGTGCTACCGGATGATGCGGCGCCGGAAGCTGCCCTCGGCTCCATATGAGGATGCCTTGCTGCCGGCGAATGGAGAGTCGCTGGAAGAACAGGTGGAGCGGCGTCTGGAGGCAGAGGAGCTGCGGCAATCGCTGGCCTCTCTGCCTGCGAAGCAGCGGACCGCGGCCGAGCTGTATTACTGGCGGGGGTACTCGCTCGGAGAGATGTCTGCCTTCCTGGGCGTGCCTTCATCGACGCTCAAGAAGAGGCTGCACGACGCCCGCCGTTCCCTCAGGCGCGCCATGCCGGTAGCGGATGCCGCCGCCATGCTGAAGGATCTATACGGAGGAGGAGACAACATGCTTCATATCACGAACGGAGACTGCGCCGCGCAGAAGCTGCGGGAGTCCGGCATCGGCGGCGAGATCGTCGCTTGGCGGGAAGTGTACAACCATGGCCCTGTCTTTGCAGACGGCGCAGACAAGGCTGGCAGGGAGCTTCGGGCGGAATATCTGGAGCAGACGCTGGGAGTGCCGCGCGAGGAGTACCTGTCTGCCTGCGAGGCTCAGGAAGCCAGGCTGGGAGAGTTGGAACGCTTCGGCGAGGCCGTGCTATGGTTCGAGCATGATCTGTACGACCAGAGCATGCTCGCCTATCTGCTGCATGAGCTCGCGGGGCGGATGCCGGAATCGGTCAAGCTCAGCCTGCTCTGCATCGGGGAGTATCCGGGCGTGGAGCCCTTCATCGGGCTCGGCCAGCTGTCCGGAAGGCAGCTGGGGGCATTGTCCGGCACATGGCAGTCGGTCGGGAAAGAGCAGCTGGAGCTTGGGAGCGGCTTATGGGAAGCGTATGCGTCCGGAGATCCGATGAGGCTGCAGCGGCTGCTGGACGGCGATATGTCCGCTCTGCCGCTGGCTCACGATGCGTTCCGGGCACATCTGGCGCGCTTTCCTTCCTCCCGGGACGGGCTGGGCAGCGCGGAGCGCGCGATTCTGGAGCTGGCAAGGGAGGGGGATCTCGCGGCGGATGGGATGTTCCGCATCTTCACCGTGAAGATGCAGCTGCTCGGAATGGGGGATCTGCAATTTCGCCATATCCTGAACGGGCTTGCGGAGCAGCCTGAGCCATTGCTTGCCTGGATGGACGGCGATTCGGGTCCGCCGCCTGGCCGTGGTGCGGCATTCCGGCAGGGAACGCTCGCGCTGACGGCATTCGGAAAGCGGGTGCTGGACGGCGAGGCCAACCGCAGCGAAGGCGGGGAGTGGGACGACTGGTACGGAGGCGCTCATGTTTCGGGCAGCCGCCCGGAGTGGCTCTGGGACGGACAGACGGGGCGGCTGGTGGAGAATTCGGCCGTTTCGGGCAAGGATTGA
- a CDS encoding cold-shock protein, whose translation MQRGTVKWFNAEKGYGFIEVEGGGDVFVHFSAITGEGFKTLDEGQSVEFNVVEGSRGPQAENVVKL comes from the coding sequence ATGCAAAGAGGAACTGTGAAATGGTTCAACGCCGAGAAAGGCTACGGCTTTATCGAGGTTGAAGGTGGCGGCGACGTATTCGTCCACTTCTCCGCAATCACGGGCGAAGGCTTCAAAACGCTTGACGAAGGTCAAAGCGTGGAGTTCAACGTCGTAGAAGGCAGCCGCGGACCGCAGGCTGAAAACGTAGTTAAGC